Proteins encoded together in one Rossellomorea sp. y25 window:
- a CDS encoding phytoene/squalene synthase family protein: MNKILEAYDHCENIIKLHSKTFYRAFSLLPKDQKKAVWAVYAFCRKVDDIVDEGIWPSDELLRFEKEFESFLRGYYNEEEPMWVALNDVFKHFNMDIGAFRDMMKGQRMDLNGRIYVTMDDVLDYSYHVASTVGLMLLPILAPGKEHQLREDGIYLGYAMQLTNILRDIGEDLERGRLYIPQDLFVKYEYTVTELMDYQNNDAFRSVWEEMARVAEDYYDRAFRTMNLYPVYSRTPVKGAALLYRAILNEVRKNHYNVFSKKHFVSKDVKEKIISTIS; this comes from the coding sequence ATGAACAAGATCTTGGAAGCATACGATCATTGTGAGAATATCATTAAACTTCACTCAAAGACCTTTTACAGAGCATTTTCCCTTTTACCGAAAGACCAAAAGAAAGCCGTATGGGCTGTCTATGCATTTTGTCGAAAAGTAGATGATATCGTAGACGAGGGGATCTGGCCATCCGATGAATTGCTCCGGTTCGAAAAAGAATTCGAATCATTTCTTAGGGGTTATTATAACGAAGAAGAGCCTATGTGGGTAGCATTGAACGATGTATTTAAACATTTCAACATGGACATCGGAGCCTTTCGGGATATGATGAAAGGACAGCGGATGGATTTGAACGGGAGAATTTACGTGACGATGGATGATGTACTGGACTATTCTTATCACGTTGCAAGCACTGTAGGGTTAATGCTCCTTCCTATTCTTGCTCCCGGGAAAGAACATCAATTAAGAGAAGATGGGATTTACTTAGGGTATGCCATGCAGCTTACCAATATTTTAAGAGATATTGGTGAGGATTTGGAAAGAGGAAGATTATATATCCCGCAGGATTTATTTGTTAAATATGAATATACTGTAACAGAATTAATGGATTATCAAAATAATGATGCTTTCCGGTCCGTATGGGAAGAAATGGCCAGGGTTGCAGAAGACTATTATGATAGAGCATTCCGTACAATGAATCTTTATCCTGTGTATTCAAGAACACCAGTGAAGGGTGCCGCATTATTGTATAGGGCCATCCTGAATGAAGTAAGAAAGAATCACTATAATGTTTTTTCCAAGAAGCATTTCGTGTCGAAGGATGTAAAAGAAAAAATCATTTCAACGATTTCGTAA
- a CDS encoding P-II family nitrogen regulator: protein MKKVEAIIRAEAFLSLREALCLRGFSGLTVSEAAGCGKQKGKQGIFRGNKFELQLVPRVKVEMIVDDGQVEDIIDLIVEHCSTDTVGDGKIFIYPVEDVIRIRTGERGKKAVL from the coding sequence ATGAAAAAAGTAGAAGCGATTATACGTGCAGAAGCATTCTTGTCCCTGCGAGAAGCGTTATGCCTTCGTGGCTTCAGCGGACTAACCGTATCGGAAGCAGCTGGCTGTGGAAAACAAAAAGGGAAGCAAGGGATTTTCAGAGGTAATAAATTTGAACTGCAGTTAGTCCCCCGTGTAAAGGTGGAAATGATCGTCGACGATGGTCAGGTTGAAGACATCATTGATCTCATCGTTGAACATTGCAGTACTGACACCGTAGGAGACGGAAAGATTTTCATCTATCCGGTTGAGGATGTCATTCGCATCCGTACAGGTGAACGAGGAAAAAAAGCTGTTTTATAG
- a CDS encoding extracellular solute-binding protein: MKKALSLLMVIMLVLGALAACGPNREEGSGNNDSGEKKADDANKPEKLVVWEDQEKTGWLDEVGAKFEEETGIKVEVKEVEMATKMKEQLRLDGPAGTGPDVLTLPHDQIGELALAGHIAALEVEGDVEERFTESSMTAESYDGKLYGLPKSSETPVFVYNKELMEEAPKTMDEVYTFSKDFTKEGNYGFLALWDNFYFAHAPIGGFGGYVFAEKDGALDAKDLGLNNEGAVEGTEYIQKWYSEGLFPKGIVGENGGSAMDGLFGEGKVASVMNGPWSFQGYKDAGIDIGISAMPKLPNGEPMKTFMGVKGWHVSGYSENKEWAQKFIEFITQDEYAKLRFEQTQEVPTNQGLIDDPAIAENPGAKAVAEQSQYAVPMPNIPEMGEVWGPMADSLQTVVTGKQEPKAALDAAVKQIQENIDANHSN; the protein is encoded by the coding sequence ATGAAGAAAGCGTTATCATTATTGATGGTAATCATGCTTGTACTAGGGGCGTTGGCTGCTTGTGGTCCTAATCGTGAAGAAGGGTCAGGAAACAACGACAGCGGAGAGAAAAAAGCTGACGATGCAAACAAACCTGAAAAACTGGTTGTCTGGGAAGATCAAGAGAAAACTGGATGGCTGGATGAAGTAGGTGCTAAGTTCGAAGAAGAAACTGGCATCAAAGTTGAAGTGAAAGAAGTCGAAATGGCTACTAAGATGAAAGAACAATTACGTTTAGACGGTCCTGCTGGAACTGGTCCAGACGTTTTAACATTACCACATGACCAAATCGGTGAGCTTGCTCTTGCCGGTCATATCGCTGCTTTAGAAGTTGAAGGAGACGTTGAAGAGCGTTTCACTGAGTCTTCCATGACAGCGGAGAGCTATGATGGAAAACTTTATGGTCTTCCAAAGTCTTCTGAAACTCCAGTATTCGTTTATAACAAAGAATTAATGGAAGAAGCTCCAAAAACAATGGATGAAGTATACACGTTCTCTAAAGACTTCACTAAAGAAGGAAACTACGGTTTCTTAGCTCTTTGGGATAACTTCTATTTCGCTCATGCACCGATCGGTGGATTCGGCGGATATGTATTTGCTGAAAAGGATGGAGCATTAGATGCGAAAGATCTTGGTTTAAACAATGAAGGTGCTGTAGAAGGTACTGAATATATTCAAAAATGGTACTCAGAAGGGTTATTCCCTAAAGGTATCGTTGGTGAAAATGGTGGATCTGCAATGGACGGTCTGTTTGGCGAAGGGAAAGTTGCTTCTGTCATGAATGGTCCATGGTCTTTCCAAGGTTATAAAGATGCAGGAATCGATATCGGTATTTCAGCTATGCCTAAGCTTCCAAACGGAGAGCCAATGAAAACGTTCATGGGTGTTAAAGGCTGGCACGTATCAGGATACTCTGAAAATAAAGAGTGGGCTCAAAAATTCATCGAATTCATCACTCAAGATGAGTATGCAAAATTACGTTTTGAACAAACTCAAGAAGTTCCAACAAACCAAGGGTTGATCGACGACCCTGCGATTGCAGAAAATCCAGGAGCTAAAGCAGTTGCTGAGCAATCTCAATATGCGGTTCCAATGCCAAACATCCCTGAAATGGGAGAAGTTTGGGGACCAATGGCTGACTCACTTCAAACCGTTGTGACAGGCAAACAAGAACCTAAAGCGGCTCTTGATGCAGCTGTAAAGCAAATTCAAGAAAACATAGATGCAAATCATTCAAACTAA
- a CDS encoding MATE family efflux transporter, which produces MSKNQKNMTLFALTWPIFIEIFLHMLMGNADTLMLSQYSDDSVAAVGVSNQILSLIIVMFGFVATGTAILVAQHLGAREDRLAGEVSIISIAVNLGFGLFLSLALVFFSVPILLSMDLPRSLMDEASSYLKIVGGFAFIQALIMTAGSIMRSYGYTKDAMYITIGMNIINVIGNYLFIFGPFGVPVLGVEGVAISTIASRLIGFIVSIIVITKRIPNALPIKSLFRLPISHVKNLLRIGIPSAGEHLSYNGSQMVITYFIASIGTNALTTKVYAQNLMMFIFLFSVAISQGTQIIIGHMIGAKQFDSAYERCLKSLKIAIFISLIMAGIFSIAAEPLLRIFTNNEEIISLGKTLIYLTIILEPGRSFNLVVINALRATGDVRFPVYMGILSMWGVSVTLSYILGIWFGLGLIGIWISFIADEWLRGIIMLKRWRSKVWIHKRFVQSDNSTV; this is translated from the coding sequence ATGAGTAAGAATCAAAAAAACATGACCCTCTTTGCCTTGACTTGGCCGATTTTCATTGAAATCTTTCTTCATATGCTGATGGGAAATGCCGATACGTTAATGCTAAGTCAGTACTCAGATGATTCTGTTGCAGCCGTCGGGGTTTCCAATCAAATCCTTTCTCTCATTATTGTCATGTTTGGATTTGTCGCTACAGGTACTGCCATTCTTGTTGCTCAGCATCTGGGAGCCCGGGAAGACCGATTGGCTGGAGAAGTATCCATCATTTCCATTGCCGTTAACTTAGGATTCGGTCTCTTCCTTAGTCTCGCCCTTGTGTTTTTCAGTGTACCGATTTTGCTTTCAATGGATCTTCCCCGATCACTGATGGATGAAGCATCTTCTTATTTGAAAATCGTTGGAGGATTCGCCTTTATCCAGGCCTTGATCATGACAGCCGGTTCCATCATGCGGAGCTATGGCTACACGAAAGACGCCATGTACATCACGATCGGAATGAATATCATCAATGTGATCGGGAACTATTTATTTATCTTTGGTCCATTTGGTGTTCCTGTTTTAGGAGTGGAAGGGGTAGCAATTTCCACGATTGCTTCGAGACTCATCGGATTCATAGTGAGCATCATCGTGATCACCAAACGAATCCCCAATGCTCTTCCAATCAAGAGTCTTTTTCGTTTACCCATTTCTCATGTGAAAAATTTATTGCGCATCGGGATTCCCTCTGCAGGAGAACATTTATCTTATAACGGCTCACAAATGGTCATTACGTATTTCATTGCAAGTATCGGGACGAACGCATTGACCACCAAGGTGTATGCACAAAACCTGATGATGTTTATCTTTTTATTCAGCGTAGCAATCAGTCAGGGAACTCAAATTATCATTGGTCATATGATCGGAGCAAAACAATTTGACAGTGCCTATGAACGGTGTTTGAAAAGTTTAAAGATTGCTATTTTCATCTCTCTTATTATGGCCGGAATTTTCTCTATCGCAGCGGAACCGCTGCTGCGAATATTTACAAACAACGAAGAAATCATTTCTCTTGGTAAAACATTGATCTACCTGACCATCATTCTCGAACCAGGCAGAAGCTTCAATTTAGTTGTCATTAACGCACTAAGAGCAACAGGTGACGTACGCTTCCCGGTCTATATGGGGATCTTATCCATGTGGGGAGTAAGCGTTACACTCTCCTATATACTCGGAATCTGGTTTGGGCTCGGACTTATCGGCATCTGGATCTCCTTCATTGCCGATGAATGGCTCCGGGGCATCATCATGCTCAAACGCTGGCGATCCAAAGTATGGATCCATAAACGATTTGTCCAAAGTGATAATAGCACAGTTTAG
- the crtI gene encoding phytoene desaturase family protein, producing MKTAIVGSGIGGLISGLLLSKEGHEVTVYEKESIIGGRLAFVQEGDYKIDKGPTIVLLPEMLLSILSEAGINTDAIEFVRCDPLYNVHFADGQTYTKYADVDKQYEEIKQQFPGDEDGFLRFMNDMDERFTIGKPQFLESSFLKTKDYLNRETIGSLLKLKAYRNVMGNLKHYFDHEKLQTAYGLQTLYIGGNPYTTPAIYSLVSFSEHKHGIYYINGGYASLLEHVLEACERNGVSIKTSSSVTEIETTGDKATHIVLGNRREEIDAVIINGDFPTASKLLKKKAPKPYKPSSGCVLLYMGIEGGFKEKEMHQFYLNEHFSNNMEDIFKNKRIPKEPSFYVFNPSKVDSSLAPKGNSVLYVLIPVPVSEKLDWKKASEFLSNSVLDTMEKRGFKELRKRIKWMKVRTPEEAKQEGLYSGGSFGIAPSLMQSGPFRPQVQPFAEKNIFAVGASIHPGGGVPIVMQGAKLVAESFKELYKSESERKDVTLHEQDLGSIRSL from the coding sequence ATGAAAACGGCGATTGTTGGATCAGGCATCGGCGGATTGATATCGGGACTGTTACTGTCGAAAGAGGGCCATGAGGTTACGGTGTATGAAAAAGAGTCAATCATCGGTGGGCGTCTTGCCTTTGTTCAAGAAGGTGATTACAAAATTGATAAAGGACCGACCATCGTGCTTCTGCCCGAAATGCTGCTTTCCATTCTTTCAGAAGCAGGTATAAATACAGACGCAATTGAATTCGTCCGATGTGATCCTTTGTATAACGTTCATTTTGCAGACGGTCAAACATATACAAAATATGCTGATGTAGATAAGCAATATGAAGAAATAAAACAGCAGTTTCCTGGAGATGAAGACGGATTCCTGCGATTTATGAATGACATGGATGAACGGTTTACAATCGGTAAGCCTCAATTTCTTGAATCCTCTTTTTTAAAGACAAAAGACTATCTGAATCGGGAAACGATTGGCTCACTGCTTAAGTTAAAAGCATACAGGAACGTGATGGGGAATTTAAAGCATTATTTTGATCATGAAAAACTCCAAACCGCATACGGGCTTCAAACCTTATACATCGGCGGGAACCCCTATACGACTCCTGCAATTTATAGTTTGGTATCCTTTAGTGAGCATAAACATGGTATCTATTATATAAATGGTGGTTATGCATCTCTATTGGAGCATGTACTAGAGGCTTGTGAACGGAATGGTGTCTCCATCAAGACCTCCTCATCTGTCACAGAAATCGAGACTACAGGTGATAAAGCGACTCACATCGTGCTTGGAAACCGTAGAGAAGAAATAGATGCAGTGATCATCAATGGAGATTTTCCTACGGCATCAAAATTATTAAAGAAAAAGGCCCCTAAACCTTACAAGCCCTCATCCGGTTGCGTCTTGTTGTATATGGGAATAGAGGGGGGTTTTAAAGAAAAGGAAATGCATCAATTTTATTTAAATGAACATTTCTCTAATAATATGGAGGATATTTTCAAGAATAAGAGAATTCCTAAAGAACCTTCATTTTACGTATTTAATCCGTCTAAGGTTGATTCATCCCTTGCGCCTAAAGGGAACAGTGTCCTATACGTCCTAATCCCTGTTCCGGTTTCCGAGAAATTGGACTGGAAGAAGGCTTCAGAATTTCTTTCCAATTCTGTATTGGATACAATGGAAAAAAGGGGCTTTAAAGAGTTAAGAAAACGAATTAAGTGGATGAAAGTAAGGACACCTGAAGAGGCAAAACAAGAGGGGTTATATTCTGGAGGAAGCTTCGGTATTGCACCCAGTTTAATGCAATCAGGTCCGTTCAGACCTCAGGTACAACCGTTTGCAGAAAAGAATATCTTTGCTGTAGGAGCGTCCATCCATCCGGGTGGTGGTGTACCGATTGTCATGCAGGGGGCAAAGCTTGTTGCTGAATCCTTTAAAGAACTTTATAAATCCGAGTCGGAAAGGAAGGATGTGACCTTACATGAACAAGATCTTGGAAGCATACGATCATTGTGA
- the crtI gene encoding phytoene desaturase family protein, translating into MAKKMIVIGAGPGGLAAAMLLAGKGYDVEVYEKQTFIGGRNGSVTMDGYTFDIGPTFLSMPEIAEELFEAAGRNLHDYVDLQELSMMYELLFKDKRVQMFKDPERLSREIERHYPGNAEGYTRFMNDTRKKMERLKPILQSPMDRYYQYISWKVLRALPQLSLGKSLYSVLSDYFTDHELRLAFTFQSKYLGMSPWECPGAFSILSFMEHEYGIFHPIGGVNQLSKAMAKVVTEHGGSIHLGRGVKKLWIEDRNVVKGIITEDGVKVSADEVIINGDFAHVMSNLVEDGVLKKYSKEKLKKKKYSCSTFMIYLGIDKQYDLPHHSILFAEDYKRNVEEITETFTLPEDPSIYIQNASVTDKTLAPPGHSTLYILAPVPNNVSGIDWTENERTFRDLVLDAVESKTGLKNIREHIQVEKIISPHHWETDFNIYEGATFNLGHQLTQMMALRPHNKFEELENCWLVGGGTHPGSGLPTILESARITTNMLMNEDPSFSFTKDQTMGEAL; encoded by the coding sequence ATGGCCAAAAAAATGATCGTCATAGGTGCTGGTCCAGGAGGTCTAGCGGCAGCGATGCTTTTAGCCGGCAAGGGGTACGACGTAGAAGTATATGAAAAGCAAACATTCATTGGGGGACGAAACGGGTCTGTCACCATGGATGGGTATACGTTCGATATTGGTCCAACGTTCTTGAGCATGCCGGAAATTGCTGAAGAATTATTCGAGGCAGCAGGGAGAAATCTTCACGACTATGTGGATTTACAAGAGCTCTCAATGATGTATGAACTGCTTTTTAAAGATAAAAGAGTGCAAATGTTTAAAGACCCGGAGAGACTATCCCGGGAAATTGAACGTCATTATCCGGGGAATGCAGAAGGGTATACGCGTTTTATGAATGATACACGTAAGAAAATGGAGCGTTTAAAGCCGATTCTCCAAAGTCCCATGGATCGATATTATCAATATATCAGCTGGAAGGTTTTGAGGGCACTTCCCCAATTGTCATTAGGGAAATCACTTTATAGTGTGTTAAGCGATTATTTCACTGATCATGAATTGCGGTTAGCCTTTACCTTTCAATCGAAATATTTAGGGATGTCACCGTGGGAGTGTCCGGGAGCATTCTCGATTTTGTCCTTCATGGAGCATGAATATGGCATTTTTCACCCGATCGGCGGGGTAAATCAGCTGTCGAAAGCCATGGCCAAAGTAGTAACGGAGCATGGAGGTTCCATCCATTTGGGCCGGGGGGTCAAGAAATTGTGGATTGAAGATCGTAATGTGGTGAAGGGAATCATTACAGAGGATGGAGTGAAGGTTTCCGCAGATGAAGTCATCATCAATGGAGATTTTGCTCATGTGATGAGTAACCTTGTAGAAGACGGAGTTCTCAAGAAGTACAGTAAAGAAAAACTGAAGAAGAAGAAGTATTCCTGCTCCACCTTCATGATTTATCTTGGAATCGATAAACAGTATGATCTTCCTCATCACAGCATCCTTTTCGCAGAGGACTATAAGAGAAATGTGGAGGAAATAACGGAGACGTTTACACTTCCTGAAGATCCCTCCATTTATATTCAAAATGCTTCTGTGACAGATAAGACGCTTGCTCCTCCAGGACATTCCACTTTATATATCCTTGCTCCCGTTCCCAATAATGTAAGCGGAATTGATTGGACAGAGAATGAACGAACGTTCCGGGATCTTGTTCTGGATGCAGTTGAAAGCAAAACAGGTTTAAAGAACATTCGGGAACATATCCAAGTTGAAAAAATCATCTCGCCTCATCACTGGGAAACGGACTTCAATATATACGAAGGTGCGACCTTCAATCTCGGTCACCAATTAACTCAGATGATGGCACTCAGACCTCACAACAAATTTGAAGAGCTTGAAAACTGCTGGCTGGTCGGCGGAGGAACTCATCCTGGAAGCGGGTTGCCTACGATATTAGAATCAGCCCGTATTACAACGAATATGCTGATGAACGAAGATCCCTCCTTCTCATTTACCAAAGATCAAACAATGGGGGAAGCATTATGA
- a CDS encoding alpha-glycosidase, whose product MLLEAIYHRPKDNYAYACTKDELHIRIRTKKNDVENVTLLHGDPYQWEDGKWQFDRKEMILTGTDHLFDYWFAPISPPFRRLRYGFLLHDETEEVFYGEKGFNVAPSTDIGDYFCFPFLNTIDVFQAPAWVKDTVWYQIFPERFANGNTENDPEGTLAWNSTEPTPTNFFGGDLEGVIQNIPYLKELGISGIYFTPIFKAHSNHKYDTIDYFEIDSQFGTKETLKELIKVCHENDIKVMLDAVFNHSGFYFDQFQDVLENGEDSPYKEWFHVNEFPLDIESNPPNYDTFAFEPSMPKLNTENEEVRNYLLEVGRYWIKEFDIDGWRLDVANEVDHQFWREFRKEVKGLKPDLYILGEIWHDSMPWLRGDQFDAVMNYPFTTNLLNLFAHQTISASQFVENMTSVVHMYPKNVNEVNFNLVGSHDTPRALTECGDDIRRAKQIYTFMLTFTGTPCIYYGDEIGLTGDQDPGCRKCFPWEQDQHNEELFGHIQKHISLRKEYPLLSNEGNLTFLPGDLHEHCLSFTKSNGEETIFVLLNCSEESTTFSLPFELRGKKITNLWSGEDFAAEAESIEVALEGYGFAILKF is encoded by the coding sequence ATGCTACTGGAAGCCATCTATCATAGACCGAAAGATAATTATGCATACGCTTGCACAAAGGATGAATTACACATACGGATTCGTACGAAGAAGAATGATGTAGAAAACGTCACACTCCTGCACGGAGATCCTTATCAATGGGAAGACGGAAAATGGCAATTTGATCGTAAGGAGATGATTTTAACCGGAACTGATCACCTGTTTGATTATTGGTTCGCTCCCATCTCACCTCCTTTCAGACGTCTTCGTTATGGTTTCCTTCTGCATGACGAAACGGAAGAAGTCTTTTATGGAGAAAAAGGATTTAATGTGGCCCCTTCTACTGATATCGGGGATTACTTCTGCTTCCCGTTCTTGAATACCATCGATGTTTTTCAAGCACCGGCTTGGGTGAAGGATACAGTATGGTATCAAATCTTCCCTGAGCGATTCGCAAATGGGAATACTGAGAATGATCCTGAAGGAACACTGGCTTGGAATAGCACAGAGCCCACTCCAACCAATTTCTTCGGAGGGGATTTAGAAGGTGTGATCCAGAACATTCCTTATCTAAAAGAGCTTGGGATCTCTGGAATCTACTTTACCCCCATCTTTAAAGCGCATTCCAATCATAAATACGACACGATTGATTATTTCGAAATCGACTCACAGTTTGGGACGAAAGAAACATTGAAGGAATTAATAAAAGTCTGTCATGAGAATGATATTAAAGTCATGCTGGATGCTGTCTTTAATCATAGCGGCTTCTATTTTGACCAGTTCCAGGATGTACTTGAAAACGGTGAGGACTCTCCTTATAAAGAATGGTTTCATGTAAACGAATTTCCCTTGGATATAGAAAGTAATCCGCCTAATTATGATACCTTTGCATTCGAACCTTCCATGCCGAAGTTAAATACTGAAAATGAAGAGGTTCGCAATTATCTATTAGAAGTAGGCCGATACTGGATAAAGGAATTTGATATCGATGGATGGCGCCTGGATGTTGCTAATGAAGTTGATCATCAGTTCTGGCGTGAATTCCGAAAAGAAGTGAAGGGGTTAAAACCGGATCTATATATCTTAGGAGAAATTTGGCACGATTCAATGCCTTGGTTACGGGGAGATCAATTCGATGCTGTCATGAACTACCCTTTCACGACAAACCTATTGAATCTGTTCGCTCACCAAACAATCTCTGCTTCTCAATTTGTTGAAAACATGACTTCGGTTGTTCATATGTATCCTAAGAACGTAAACGAAGTGAATTTCAACCTTGTTGGAAGTCATGATACACCGCGTGCATTAACAGAGTGTGGCGATGATATCCGGCGAGCTAAACAAATCTACACTTTCATGCTCACCTTTACAGGCACACCTTGTATCTATTATGGAGATGAAATCGGCTTGACCGGTGACCAGGATCCTGGCTGCCGAAAGTGCTTCCCATGGGAACAAGATCAACATAATGAAGAGCTCTTCGGGCATATACAAAAACATATCTCTCTTCGTAAGGAATATCCACTGTTAAGTAACGAAGGAAATCTGACGTTTTTACCAGGTGACCTTCATGAACATTGCCTTTCCTTCACCAAATCAAACGGAGAGGAAACAATATTTGTTCTATTAAACTGCAGTGAAGAATCGACCACCTTCTCTCTTCCTTTCGAATTAAGAGGAAAGAAAATCACGAATCTGTGGAGTGGAGAAGATTTTGCCGCTGAAGCAGAGTCCATCGAAGTGGCACTCGAAGGGTATGGATTTGCCATCCTGAAATTTTAA
- a CDS encoding ammonium transporter, protein MIKKISALLFLSLFVSTTAFAAAPTAESVQASVDSLWVMIAAVLVFFMHAGFAMVETGFTRAKNSLNILMKNFLTVAIASVLFFIVGFGFMFGGTSGGIIGADSFFLSGREDIGFFLFQSVFAATCATIISGAVAERMKLKSYILLTIAMTGIIYPIVGHWIWGGGWLSELGFVDFAGSTVVHLTGAVGAFITVLFLGARIGKYNKGKVNVIPGHNIPIGALGVFILWFGWFGFNGGSSLAADPTLVPHVITTTLFSASAAILSSAFYTLVRFKRIDPSLTLNGALGGLVGITAGCANVSLVGSLFIGLIAGVILVEAVTFIDTKLKVDDPVGAIAVHGICGIWGTVAVGLFDVSNGLLYGGGVSLVATQVLGVLAVIAWTSVTVGGFLFIVTRVSSIRVSREEELSGLDFTEHGSNAYELKDTVLESNISSSSPFGSDLVERLNSIGTGKVSETMNQRNTI, encoded by the coding sequence TTGATTAAAAAAATTTCTGCTCTGTTGTTTCTGTCACTGTTTGTGAGCACTACTGCTTTTGCTGCGGCCCCTACCGCAGAATCTGTTCAAGCATCCGTTGACTCCTTGTGGGTCATGATTGCTGCAGTCCTTGTGTTCTTCATGCACGCTGGATTCGCCATGGTCGAGACTGGATTTACCCGAGCCAAGAACTCCCTTAATATCCTGATGAAAAACTTCTTAACTGTAGCCATTGCTTCTGTTCTGTTTTTCATTGTAGGGTTTGGGTTTATGTTTGGGGGAACATCCGGTGGAATCATTGGTGCTGACAGCTTTTTCCTTTCAGGACGTGAAGATATCGGTTTCTTCCTATTCCAATCTGTATTTGCCGCTACATGTGCAACGATCATTTCAGGGGCTGTAGCTGAACGAATGAAGCTTAAGAGTTATATTCTATTGACCATTGCCATGACCGGAATCATTTATCCGATTGTCGGACATTGGATTTGGGGTGGCGGATGGCTTTCAGAGCTTGGATTCGTTGATTTTGCCGGATCTACTGTCGTTCATTTAACAGGTGCTGTCGGAGCCTTTATTACGGTGCTTTTCCTTGGAGCACGTATCGGCAAATACAATAAAGGGAAAGTGAATGTTATTCCTGGTCATAATATCCCGATCGGTGCCCTTGGGGTATTCATCCTTTGGTTCGGCTGGTTTGGATTTAATGGAGGCAGCAGCCTAGCCGCTGATCCGACGCTTGTACCTCACGTCATTACAACAACTTTATTCTCAGCATCTGCTGCCATTCTTTCATCCGCTTTCTATACACTAGTAAGATTTAAACGAATCGATCCTTCTCTGACATTAAACGGAGCACTGGGAGGACTTGTCGGAATCACTGCCGGCTGTGCCAATGTATCACTCGTCGGCTCTCTCTTTATAGGGCTTATTGCAGGAGTGATCCTGGTTGAAGCCGTAACGTTCATCGATACGAAACTTAAAGTCGATGATCCTGTTGGAGCCATTGCAGTCCATGGAATTTGTGGGATCTGGGGTACGGTAGCAGTTGGATTGTTTGATGTTTCAAACGGTTTATTATATGGCGGTGGCGTCTCTTTAGTAGCCACACAAGTCCTAGGCGTGTTGGCAGTTATTGCCTGGACGTCCGTAACGGTCGGAGGTTTCCTGTTCATCGTCACGAGAGTATCAAGTATCCGCGTTTCACGTGAAGAAGAACTTTCAGGACTGGATTTTACAGAGCATGGATCGAACGCCTATGAATTAAAAGATACTGTATTAGAATCAAACATTTCTTCCTCTTCTCCTTTTGGATCTGATCTTGTCGAAAGATTAAATTCCATCGGAACAGGTAAAGTGAGTGAAACCATGAATCAACGAAACACAATCTAA